A part of Aspergillus oryzae RIB40 DNA, chromosome 7 genomic DNA contains:
- a CDS encoding Dyp-type peroxidase (predicted iron-dependent peroxidase), whose translation MPVPKQNRSVDTDNIQGSIWPRLPKYYETYLFFKITDNEKFRQHLRGILDKGVITTGTECEEHLKSVGEFEEACAYSRRHVPEKDRKPFTAVNVAFTHMGLLKVEHPEVEVNFAQALAEDPEEYCRDRINEGLFEKGMFDDLVYEGADSPPALDPDFRAPPGNESKTGLDRWKWRVDGVFIVAAHNAKALRRKIVDLEDAFNVGDADENSMKIAFRRDGKTRPGANRGKEHFGYEDHISQPKIDGLDDPPARGEPQACPPGYIFLGHEGDPERRRGPKWAKEGSFLVFRQLDQKVPEFEGHLKELAEKIPGNYGGNPEKLGAHMMGRWKSGAPVAKAIHEDNPDLAFDNTFDFRPKKDIKGCPFAAHIRKMRPRADKKRDFGSEEDDENHKPLPEPGEDEAFDEGQKEDASVILRRGITFGPELTAEEISKGETIEHRGMYFVCYQSLIRDGFNFLMTRWASNSSFPEYKTKTFPDGPGMDPFINQRLRTDHPEGHISLYDGSNPNKTVKLDLGLSPWVDQKGGEYFFTPSIRALREQFSADTVNTEGLSVS comes from the exons ATGCCTGTCCCAAAGCAGAACCGATCGGTCGACACGGACAACATCCAAGGGAGCATTTGGCCCCGTCTCCCTAAATACTATGAAACctacctcttcttcaagatcaCAGATAACGAAAAGTTCAGACAGCACCTCAGAGGTATCCTCGATAAAGGGGTGATCACCACCGGCACTGAATGTGAGGAACACTTGAAGTCAGTGGGTGAGTTTGAAGAAGCATGCGCGTATTCTCGTCGTCATGTTCCTGAGAAGGATCGGAAGCCCTTCACGGCGGTAAACGTCGCATTCACTCACATGGGGTTGCTCAAG GTGGAACATCCTGAGGTCGAAGTGAACTTTGCCCAGGCCCTAGCGGAAGATCCAGAGGAGTATTGTAGAGATCGGATCAACGAGGGTCTGTTTGAGAAAGGGATGTTCGATGATCTGGTGTACGAAGGTGCCGATAGCCCTCCCGCTTTGGATCCCGACTTTAGGGCTCCTCCCGGCAATGAATCCAAGACCGGACTTGACCGGTGGAAGTGGCGAGTGGATGGTGTGTTCATCGTCGCGGCCCATAATGCGAAAGCTCTACGTCGCAAAATCGTGGATCTGGAAGATGCCTTCAATGTTGGTGATGCGGACGAGAACAGTATGAAGATCGCTTTCAGAAGGGATGGTAAAACTCGTCCGGGTGCAAACCGTGGCAAAGAGCA CTTTGGTTACGAAGATCACATCTCCCAGCCAAAGATTGACGGCTTAGATGACCCCCCGGCCAGGGGCGAACCTCAGGCATGCCCCCCAGG TTACATCTTCCTTGGCCATGAGGGCGATCCCGAACGGAGAAGAGGCCCTAAATGGGCTAAGGAGGGTAGTTTCCTTGTTTTCCGTCAGCTTGACCAAAAGGTTCCTGAATTTGAAGGCCACCTTAAAGAGCTGGCCGAGAAGATACCTGGCAACTACGGCGGAAATCCCGAGAAGCTGGGTGCCCATATGATGGGACGATGGAAGAGCG GAGCCCCCGTCGCCAAAGCCATCCACGAGGATAACCCGGATCTAGCATTTGACAACACTTTCGACTTTAGACCCAAGAAGGACATTAAGGGCTGTCCGTTTGCGGCGCACATCCGTAAGATGCGGCCCAGAGCCGATAAGAAGCGAGACTTTGgctcagaagaagatgatgagaatcaTAAGCCCCTTCCAGAGCCGGGCGAGGACGAGGCTTTTGATGAAGGACAGAAGGAGGACGCCAGTGTCATCCTCCGTCGGGGTATCACCTTCGGTCCTGAACTGACCGCGGAGGAAATTAGCAAGGGGGAGACAATTGAGCACCGTGGCATGTACTTTGTGTGCTACCAGAGTCTTATCCGGGAtggcttcaacttcctcatgACCC GCTGGGCGAGTAACTCCTCCTTCCCTGAGTACAAGACTAAGACCTTCCCCGACGGTCCTGGTATGGACCCCTTCATCAACCAGAGGCTCCGTACCGATCATCCCGAGGGCCACATCAGTTTGTACGATGGAAGCAATCCAAACAAGACCGTTAAGCTTGATCTTGGTCTTAGCCCTTGGGTCGATCAGAAAGGTGGCGAATACTTCTTCACACCTTCTATCAGGGCTTTGCGGGAACAGTTTTCAGCCGACACGGTGAACACAGAAG GTCTCTCTGTCTCATAA